TATGTTCAGATAGCTGAATGGTTAGAAACGGAGATTTTGTCAGGCAATATTGCTGCTGATGAAAAAATTTACTCCCAATATCAACTGGCTGAGATGTTTAACATTAACCCAGCTACCGCAGCTAAAGGATTAAAATTGTTGGCTGAACAAAACATTCTCTACAAAAAACGGGGGTTAGGCATGTTTGTCTCTTCGCAAGCAAAAGAATTGATCCTCCACAGGCGCAAAAACGA
Above is a genomic segment from Caldalkalibacillus thermarum containing:
- a CDS encoding GntR family transcriptional regulator, producing the protein MPINPDGTKPIYVQIAEWLETEILSGNIAADEKIYSQYQLAEMFNINPATAAKGLKLLAEQNILYKKRGLGMFVSSQAKELILHRRKNETLIHLVEELITEAQRVGLSVTELLSLVQSSYQQRKGKGES